The Onychomys torridus chromosome 2, mOncTor1.1, whole genome shotgun sequence sequence CAGCAGCAACGGCCATGTCAGTGGGCACAGCGAGAGCGGCTGCAGAACCCAGAGGCAGCGAGAGGGATGGGAGCAACCTGAGAACCTCAGAGCTAGAAGTAGACCCAGAAACGGGGCCGTACAGAGTCGCACAGACAAAGGCAAGCTGGCTGTGCCAGGAGGCTGTGGGACAGGCACGAAGTCCTGCTGGTTCCATTGGCTGACTTCCTGCTTTAGGGCTCACACAGACAGCCGCTGCTTCTGAGAGCTTATTCCTCAAGCACAGTGCCAAAGGCTTTATTTAATCTTAACGGTCTCATTTCATCCTTACAGCCCTGTGGAGACATGAGCGTTACTGTTAATTGtccttttacaaatgaagaaactgaggctcagaaaggcgAAGTAACTCATTCAAGTTCACCAGGCAGGTAAGTGTCGGAACCAGGGTCAGAACTGGGTTCCCGGCCTCTTTGCATACATAGGCATATAGGCTCCAGCCCAAGCTCCTACTCACCTGGGACCGCCCCCAGGGCTTCTGTAGGGGACTGTACTGATGCCAGACATGCCAGCCCCAGGCAACCTAGGGAGGATGTCTAGGCTTTTCTGCGTTCAGTTGCCTGCTCTTGACATGAGCCTGTGGGACCAGCACCCTGAGTCCTGGGGCTCTTTCCTACTcagtgtgtacatgagtgtgccCGTGGTGATGGGAGATGATCAAACTGGTGTGCTGATGTGAGGTTGTTTTCTTAGTTAAGGGTTCTATTGCCGTGACAAAACATCctagccaaaagcaacttggagaggaaagggtttatttcagcttacacttccaagCAACAGTCcttcactgagagaagtcagggcagggacttgaGGCGGGCACTGAagtagaagccatggaggagtagCGGCTTATTCTTCCTGGCTTGCCcccacagtttgctcagcctgccttctttaGCACcaagaccaccagtccaggggtggcactgcctacAGAGATCTGAGTCCTCTCCCATcacacatcaatcaagaaaatgcactacaggcttgcccacaggttAATCTggtgagggcattttctcagctgagggtcccacttcccaaatgactttagcttttattaagttgacagaaaactagctaGCGTGGTTACCGAACAAGGATTAGTAGGCATGGGTGTCCTGGGCAAGAGGGAAGAAAAGCTTGTGTTCCTAGTGACTCTGATCCTTGTCCTTGCTGAGCGGCAGGTTTCACCttggtgatacacacacacacacacacacacacacacacacacacatacacatacacacacacacacacacacacatacatacacacacacacatacacacacacacacacacacacacatacacacacacacacacacacacacacacacacacacacacacacagtcatttcCTTAATGTCAAGCTGAGAGAAAGTCCATGATTTGAACCATTTCACATCTTTCTCTCAAAGTCCTAGGAAGTGCAGGCCAGTGTTACCTCCATGTTGCAAACACTAAGGCTCAGAGGTCAAATAACCTGACCAAACGGTGGCAGAGCAACAATTAGCCTCAGCTTTGGCTGCAAAGCTTGTTCTTAACCACCTCTCATTGCCTGCAGGTAAGCACCAAGTTGGCACAATGGTGGGGCTGGGAGCCTGCACCCTGACTGGAGCTGCCCTGTTCTTCTTGCTACTCCCTACAAGTAAGTTGTGGGCTAGGGAGGAGGATTAAAAGGGAGGCACAGGTCCCCAGGCTGCTGTGTGCCAGCCCCCGGGAGGGTGGTAATGAACAAAACAGCCAAGGTCTCTACATCACAAAATTCAAAGGCAGCAGAGCAGTCATGATTCTAATTACAAGGGGTAGAAGGACTCCAGGATACAGCCTGGTCACCAAGATGCGCACATGCCAACCTGGTGAGAAAGGGTCAAAAGAGCACCATGGAGGGGGAACAGCAGGCACAAAGATCCACAGATTGGAGGGATCATGTTGCTTCTTCAAGGATAGACCCAGTGTCTGCTAACTGAAGCCACAGTCTGAGCTGAAACAGTGAGAGTGAGGCCAGGGGCTATGTGAAGGGTGTGGAACTTCATTCTAACCTTGACTGAGCATACTGACCTGCCAGCCATGGCTCTGCACAACTGTGTGAAGACTTCTGATTCTCTTATCtgggcccagcactcaggagacagacacaggtggatctctgtgagttcaaggccaccctggtccacaggtgggttccaggacagccaggggtacaccgtaaaagcctgtctcgaaacagaataaacaaacaaacaaacaaaaaaaaaaaatcggagtCTTCCAGAGACACAAAGGTAGTGCTAGATAAGGAAGGAAATCAAACCTGATGCTGATTCACCATAGACAGGCATTGAGACTTACTACCAGGAATTAGGTCCTTAATaatgccagccacacagccatggGAGGCTGGAGTGTGTCGGAGATCCAACAGCAgcccagaggaaacaggaaataccTTTAGACTATAGGGGTCTCTGAGTTTAGCAGAGTAGTGGTAGTGCTAACTAGGATATAAGGCTATAAAGTGGGAAGTTAATCCTATTATCCCATCCTACCTCAGGGCTATTACACACCAGGATCTTAGCAGCTTGGGGAAGGGACTACATAGGATGTAAGGCATGACTGATTCACTCTACAGGGGCAGCTCTGGGATCTAACTGGTAGGAACCGTTTCTTTATCTCCATTCACAGATGAAAGTTGTAAGACACAGGGGGTCCCACTTACATATACTAGGGTCACTAATAACGAGTAAGACAGGCAGTCTAGTACATGTGTAAGCTCACACCCACCACATCAGCCTGCCTTTGCAGGCAGTCACGCCTTTGAAGTGTCCCAATCAAGACCGGCTCTTACCATCAGATCTGAATTGGACACGGATTGCTGTGGCCTTGAGGGTTCTTATCACTCTGTGGCTTTCACTACCCAGTCCCTCCCTGGGGAAGAACTGAAGCTCTCTGAGAGGAACAGGCTGCATGCATAACTGCATTCAGGGAAGGCATGGGGTACAAATGTTCACACAGTAGGGAGTATGCCCATCATGGGGAAGGCATTCACACCATGGGAACTGTTCATACCAGAGGACTCGTGCCCATCACAGGAAGCATTCACACCATGGGGCAGGCTTCCGTGATAGGAAGTGTTCATGCTTCTGagagtgttcacacacacacacacacacacacacacacacacacacacacacacacccggggATGTTCACACTGTAAGGAGGGTTCACACCATGGGAAGTAACACACAGATCAGGAGCTGCTTTTCTCTGCAGAGCTCACTGATAACCATTTACAGATacattgtctctctctccctatagTGCATCTGGCAGGCCCGTACTTATTCTTGATGTTAATCCCTGTGTCCTTCCAGATGGGAAGGTGAAAAGACAGAGGAGGACTCTGAGGCTGGGAGTCCAAAGGTCTTGTCATGGCCCATGTTGGCCTGGCAAAGGAGTCCTCCAGGGCCCACTCTCTATCAATCCAGGTCTGGAGAGCTGCGGGCACATCAGGATCTCAGCCCCCATTGTCCGCCTGGGGGACCCTGTCATGGCCGCCTGCACCATCAGCCCAAACTGCAGCAAACTGGATGGAGAGCCACAGATCCTATGGAGACTGGAAGAGGGACCAAACCAGCCTGGAGACAAACAGCGGCGACTGCCTGATGGGACCCAGGAATCCACCATCACTCTGTCTCACGTGAACTACACCAAGGCCTTTCTCTTCTGCTTAGTGCCGTGGACCAACAGCTCCCAGGTCCTGGATCAAGCTGAGCTTCGAGCAGGTTGTAAGTCCCTCCCACCATCCACCCATCTGCTTCCAATGCCCCTCTGCCAGAACCAGGGAGAGCAATGAACTCGATCTAGTAGCCCTTTGTGAGTATAACAGGGGTGTGGTTCTTCCTATCAGGTGTTATTATCTAGCCCATTCTCCAGATGGAGAAACTGACCACTGGTGAGGGCAAGTGACTTGCTGAAGGCCACTCTCCACAGTATTCCTTATAGAAATACTTGTCTAAATGGCTGTTTGACCAGCTCAGATCCTTGACCATAAGAGAGAGGCTTACTTCTAGCTCCTCCTAAGCCCAGTCCCAGTTCTTTCCAAATTGAGCAGGATGGAGTTAGTGCCAAGCTGAGGTATAAGGAACATAAGAGCCAAGGCATaatggcacatctttaatcccagcagaggaaggtggatctctgtggattttttgtttgtttgttttttgtgagacagggtttctctgtgcggccctggctgtcctggaacgtgctctgtagaccaggctggccttgaactcacagagattcctctgcctctgcttcccaggatttctgtgattttgagCACAGCTTGACCTACATTTTGAGTTTGGATacccagtgagaccctatctatcCCACCCCTAAAAAAGAAATTAGTGCTAGGGCTGGTGATGTAGCCCCATAGTAGAATACATACTTAAcatgaacaaggccctgggttccaatccTAGCACCACACCAATCAataacagagccaggcatggaggcaaatTAGACACTAGCCTGGACTGTATCATgagacctgtctccaaaagaaaagaaaacagtgctcACCATGGATCCCACCTGCGTAAGGACAGCTGTGAGTGCCCTGCACATAGGAAGTCACATAGCCCTCACAGGAGTTACTTTTCccttgctgtgacaagacaccatgaccaaggaaacgtTAAGAGAAAGCATTGacttgggcttacagttccagagggtgagaGTCCACAACGGTAGAGCAAAGAGATGgtgacaggaacagctgagaattTACAGCATAAGCAGCAAGCAGGAGACGAAGGCTAACCGGAAACGGGACAAATcttctgaaacctccaagcccaccctcagtgacacaccctCTCCAAGAAGcctcccaaaacagttccaccaactgaaaactaagcattcaaacatgagtGTTTGGGGGCCACTGTCAATCAAACCACCATGAGCCCTTAAAGAAACCTAGGAAAGAAGTTGATTACCATCACCCTCTTTGCAGataaggaagctgaggcacaggAGCAATTCAGTCACTTGAAGACCAAATGGCTAGTGACTGACCAAACCAGAATGAACCCCCGGCTGTCTCTGAGGGTCTGGGATACTTGCCCCTGTACTGGACAGTAACATAGCTGCCCTGACAGGTCCACACTGCAGCAGGAAGAGTCCAGCCTCAGGAAGTAAGGCCACAAGTTCACCCCCCATCCCCATGAAGGCTCCTAACATTCTTCTTACCCCATCCAGACCCTCCTGCCAGCCCCTCCAACCTATCCTGCCTCATGTACCTCACCACCAACAGCCTGGTCTGCCAGTGGGAACCAGGCCCCGAGACCCACCTGCCCACCAACTTCACCCTAAAGAGCTTCAGGTACATAGAGTTTCCTGCCAGCCCCTTCCTCCAGATCCTGGGTTGGGGCACaagtcactgtgggggtggggagccagaGGAAAAGGGCGGGGGACTTGCCTTCTTCCAAAGCCCAGCCTCTTGGCAGGAGCCGTGCCGACTGTCAGTACCAGGAAGACTCCATCTTGGATTGCGTGCCTGAGGACAGGCAGAACACCTGTTCCATCCACCGCAAACACTTGCTCCTGTACCAGAATATGGTCATCTGGGTACAAGCAGAGAATGCACTAGGGATTAGCGAGTCCCCAAAGCTGTGCCTTGACCCCATGGATGTTGGTGAGTGATACTGGGTGTGAGAAAGGGGAGAAATCTCCAGATTGTGAGACCTAGAGGGGTACAGGGGGGGAAACACAGACCTAGGCACAGACGGAGAGATTTTGGGAGCcctggaaagaaacaaaaaaagagagaaataaggacCAGAGACTAGGTTCACGCTTTCAtcgcatttatttatttatttatttactggtttttcaaaacaaggtttctctgtgtagcccttgctatcctggaactcgctctgtagaccaggctggcctaaaatgtgccaccaccacccagctcatcttatttatttacttatatatagGGGCAGCGCATACATATCATGGGGCACATGTGGTGTCCAGAGGGACTTTCTGGAAccattctctcctcctaccttgaaggcagggtctctcttgtctCTGATGCTGCCCAGTGCTCCAGGCAATATGGCCTGGGAGTGTCAGGATgtttctcctgtcttcacctcccagtTTGCCacagtagtgctgggattacagatatgcgcCATTGCTCTGGGTTTTGTGACATGGGTCTGGGGGTTGAACTCTTGGGTTGTCTGGCTTGCGTAGTAGCCTTTTACCCAAGGATCTACCACCCCAGCCTTcagctgatttcttttttttttttttttttggtttttcaagacagggtttctctgtagctttggagcctttcctggactagctctgtagaccaggctggtctcgaactcacagagatccgcctggctctgcctcccgagtgctgggattataggcgtgcgccaccaccgcccggctctgatTTCTTGAAGTACACCTCCTCCCCAGTgcgcatcacacacacacacacacacacacacacacacacacacacacacacctactagGCTGTGGCAGTCCTAAAGATATGGcagtaagctgggtggtggtggcggcacacgactttaatctcagcacttgggagacagagcctggcggatgtctgtgagttcaaggccagcctggtctacagagcgagatccaagacaggctccaaaactacacagagaaaccctgtctcgaaaccacccccataaaaaaaaaaaaaaaaaaaaagatatagtgGTGAACAAAACTTCAGAGGTCCCACCCCCAGAATATTGCAACAGTCTAGATGGCAAAGTGAATAGAATGGGATGCCCGATGACTTTCAAAGTTGACAACTAAGTAGACCTTTAGAGGAGCTGAGGGAGCAAGCTGCTGGATATGTGGAAAGAAAATGCTGTAAGCTGACATCGCAACAGTTCAAAGCTCCTGAGGCAGGCCTCCAcctagaaaacacagatactcaTACCCAAACACAGCTAGAGATACAgcaacagacagagagaaagacagggaaaggGACGCTAAGACAGAGCCCTCCCCACAAGGCAGGGAAAAGTTTGACAACCCCACTCTTTACAGTGAAATTGGAGCCTCCCAGGCTGCAGGCCCTGGACAGTAACCCTGACCTAGTCCCACGCCAGCCCGGCTGCCTGTGGCTGAGCTGGAAGCCATGGGAGCCTGGTGGTTTCATGGAGCAGGAGTGTGAACTCCGTTACCAGCCACAGCTTAGCGGAGCCAACTGGACACTGGtgagccagaggacaacctcaagaTGGAGGCAGGGGACTGAGAGAGGACAAATTGGATTTAGTGTCACCTCGCACACGACAGGTGTCCCACCTGCCTTCCAGCAAGGACCAGTTCAAGCTCTGTGGGCTCCACCAGGCGCCAGTATACACTCTGCAGATTCGATGCATCCGCTCACCTCTGCCTGGACTCTGGAGCAGCTGGAGCCCCAGCCTGCAGCTGAGGCCCACGCTTAAGGGTGAGAAGGCAGGGGCAGCCCTTAGAGCCTAGTCTGGTCCCCAGGGCTCTCCCCAACAAAACCCTCTCCTCTCGCCCCTTTTTACAGCCCCCACCATCAGACTGgacacatggtggaagaagaagcAACTGGATCCCGGGACAGTGGACGTACAACTGTTCTGGAAGGTGACTCTCtgagactccctccctccccaacagAGCCCCAAGATAGGGCTCAAGACTGCAGTGTGCCTGGAAAGCTAGGAGGCATTTTGCGTGCATTTCACACAAGCCTCAGAAGCTGGGTAGTGGCCTTGGAGAGAGGCTGCAATGCAGGGCTCTGGGATTACCTGTGCCCCAAAGGGTCCAGACAGAGAAGAGTTAACTAACTGCCCTCTTCCTTATAGATTTTGCCACAGGGAAatagaggaagggggaggaggggcttaggGCCCAGTTCCTGTGGCTGGCCCATGTATCCTAGGTACCAGCCAATTCACAGTTGAGCTAGAAAACTCCCTCACCCTGTTCTTCCTCACCCATCACAGCCAACACCCCTGCAGGAAGACAGCGGGCAGATCCAGGGGTACCTCCTCTCTTGGAGTCCCTCAGATCAACAAGGGCCAGACAGACACCTCTGCAACACCACAGAACTCAGCTGTATCTTCCACCTGCCCTCAGGGGCCCAGAACGTGACCCTTGTGGCCTACAACACAGGGGGGACCTCTCCACCTATTCCAGTGGCCTTCTTGGAGAACAAAGGTAGAGGGGGCTGGCAGCTTGGGAATGTGAAGGCTAGCCTGTCTAGGCTCCTATTCCTCTAGTCCCACCACTTGCTAACATAGTGACCTGGACAGGTTACTTCCCTCCCTGTCCTCTGTTGTCTCCAGAACCTGCAAGTGGATGCACCAACATTGCctctgggggtggtggggagccAACTTTGAACCAACTCCTAAATTATTATTGTTAGCCAGACCTAGGCTAATCTGGGAGAatatgcatgcgcgcgcgcgcgcgcgcgcgcgcgcacacacacacacacacacacacacacacacacacacacagagctaagaTTCCCACTTATAAGCTGTGTGTGAATGCAGATAAAGCAGCTGGCagacaacctcagatgtcattcttCAGGTGCTGGCCcctatttttggagacaggacctTTCACTGGTCTGAAATTCACTGATCATAAGCTACTCTATGGTGGCCACTTACCCCTAGGGagctacctgtctctgccttcccagagctgggattataagtgccGCGTGCCTATTTGTTTtgcttgttgttgctgtttctacatggattctgggaatcaaattcaggtcttttgTGCTTACCTTAAAAACACTTTACCAATTAAATttatctccccagctctgagctGTGTGATCtttttgggtttggggttttttgggtttttgttttttttttttttttttttttctgagacagggtttctctgtgtagttttggtgcctgttgtggaactcactctgtagaccaggctggccttgaacacacagagatccgcctggctctgcctcccaagtgctgggattaaaagcatgtgccaccaccgcccagcaagctgtgtgattttttttttttttttttaagatttatttatttttattttgtatacagcacatatccctgcaggccagaagagggcaccagatctcattacagatggttgtgagccaccatgtggttgctgggaattggaagaacagtcagtgctcttaacctctgagccatctctccagccctgagctgtGTGATCTTAATAAGCCTCTCAACCTCTCTGTATCTCCCATTTTTTTACTCATTGATAAAAAGGAGACGATGGTAGTACCTCCCTGCTGTGACTGTTAGAAAATAcagtgagccaggcggtggtggcacatgcctgtaatcccagcactcgggaggcagaggcaggtggatctctgtgagtttgaggccagcctggtctacagagctagtctaggacaggctccaaagctacagagaaaccctgtctcaaaaatccaaaaaaaaaaaagaaagaaaagaaactgcagTGAATCACATACAATCAAGTTGAGGGCCAGGTTTGTTCTGTACACCCTCCTTTTAACACACCCCAAGCCTCTACAAGGCGGGGATTTTTTGTTATCACTTCCACTTGACCGATGAGGAGATTGAGGTTCCAATGTTGCTAGCCCCTGGATCACAGGTCTGTCAGTAGCAAAGGCAGGATTTGAATCCAAGTGTCTGGCATACTTTCATCTTCTCTCCTGTTTCCCACTTCCTCTCCAGGTCCAGCTGTGACCAGACTCCATGCCATGGCCCAAGACCCAGATAGCATCTGGGTAGACTGGGAAGCACCCAGCACTCTGCCTCAGGGCTATCTCATTGAGTGGGGCTGGAAGTCCCCCAGCCACAATTCCAACAATAAGACCTGGAGGATGGAGCCCAGTGGGAACATCACTGGAATTCTGTTACAGGGTGAGACAGGCCTGGCATGGGGGATGGGTTGAGGGACAAGAAAGGGGAACAGAGCGGGTGGTGCTTGTCTAGAGGGAGCAAGGGCCGTGGAACCTCCCTATAGAGGCAGGCTTTTCTGAACCCTTACCTTGGGGAAGTTCTTCCTGTACTCTAGCCAGATCCTGTCTTTGTCTAACCCACACTCTGCTCCTTTCCTAgttctctgttctgccttctcttcatGACACCCTTCAAATGGACTAAAAGAGATTCCTGCCATTAGTCCCATAGTCCAAATCAGGCCATGCAGAAAGGAGATTCTGAAACTGGGGGGCAGAGTTAGCCCCCAACCTTAGCATCATCCCATCTTCTCTCTGCAGAAAACATATATCCCTTTCAGCTCTATGAAGTCACGGTGGCTCCCCTATATCCAGGCATCGTTGGACCCTCTGCAAATGTCTACACCTACTCTGGAGAGAGAGGTTTGTCTACCATCagaatcctctcctctctccctggctGGGCCCTAGCAACTGGGAGTATGAGGAAATAGTACCCTttaacttctggcctctgagagggGTGCTCTCCATCCTGGGCCCCCCAAAGCTGGCAGAATTCAGGAGACAAGGTAGAAGACAGGAATGTGAGAGaatcagagagggagggagtctCACAGAATCAATCCATGGCCCCAGCAGAAATCCAGTGTCATATCTGATAGAATTGAATGGAGTCCCCAACGTGATTCAGAGGGTGAGTGGCAGAAATCTGAGAGCAAGGATTTGCAACCAGACAGAACTAGTTTCAAACCCAGGCTCTGCCCCTGTGAACCATAAAGGGCAAGGGAATTCAGATGAaatcctggggtgggggtgagactCTGGACAAAGTAGTGTGTACCTCTAACCCTAACAACTCTGATGAGGTAGGATTATGATttgggggccagcctgagctatgtggtGAGACCTCCAACTCAAACAAATACAGTGTCCTCTTGGAAGGGATCTCTCTTTtgtgtgtctatctctgtcttatacatacacacacacacacacacacacacacacacacacacacatacatttcctTTTGCTTTGGTGGGTTggtgtttgatttttattgtttctgctatggttttaattcatttattattatgtgtgtatgatgtgtacaaataaatgcacacatgccaaagtgcctgtggaggtcagagggcaggcAGCTTTGCAtagttcattctctccttccacctttgtgtGGTGTAGTAGATAGCTTCCATTATCAATTTGATGCTATCTAGAGTCATTTGGGTctagggaacctcaattgagcaATTGCCCACATTATATTGGCCAATGATTACATCAATGAGAAATCATcttaattgatgcaggagggcctagcccattatGGGAAGCACCGTCCCTAGTTAGGTGGTATGGATGAGCTATATAAGAAAGTTAGATGAGCAAGCCAGAGAGCTAGCCAGTAAGTAGCCTTCCTCCACGGTTTCTGCTTCAGATCCTTCTTGAGTTTGTGCTCTGGCTTCCCTCAACAATGAATCATGACTAGAAGTGTAAGCCTCAAATAAACTTTCCTCTCCACGTCGCTTTTGGTCACAGTatatatcacagcaacagacaagcAAAGTAGAGCCTTAGGGTccagggaattgaactcgggtctccAGCCTGCTGAACCATTTTGTTGGctctttttatatttgttttagaaCAGGGTCTTacgctggcctcaaatgcacagcaatcctcttgcctcggtCTCCAGAGCACTAGGACTTTAGACTTGCACAACCACACTCAGCTCCATGAACTCTCTTTTCTCAGTCATCTACTGCACACCCCAGGTTCTGGGTCCAAAAACTCACCGGAGCCTGGTCAGGCTCACTCGCTCTGACCACATCAACCCTTCTaccacccccttctctctccacaGCCCTTCCTCATGCTCCAGAGCTACATCTAAAGCACATCGGCAGGACCTGGGCCCAGGTGGAGTGGGTCCCTGAGACCCCTTGGCTCGGGATGATACCCCTCACCCACTACACCATCTTCTGGACCAATGATCAGAATCAGTCTTTTTGTGAGTCTAACCTGAGCCCGGGAGGCCTGGAAGGGGTGTTCCTCATCAGATATTGAGATGTTTTAGCACTCCAAACTGACCATATGCTCCACCCACAGCCATCACCCTGAACGTCTCCTTCCATGGCTTTGTCCTGGACCACCTGGAACCGGCCAGTTTATACCATGTCTACCTCATGGCCACCAGCCGGGCAGGGTCCTCCAACAGCACAGGCCTAACCCTGATGACCTTGGCCCTAGGtaaggaggaaggcaggcagtgCTGGCACTTTGCCTCTCAAGAAATCCTGATTTTGTCaggtattgttgttgttgttgttttgagacaggatttctctgtgtagttttggtgcctgtcctagatctcgctccgtagaccaggctgacctcgaactcacagagatctgcctggctctgcctcccgagtgctgggattaaaggcgggtgccaccactgcccagctaatggcacacatctttaatctcaacactgacacagaggcagaaggagctctgtgagtatgaggccattctgatctacatagagattttcaggccagtcagtgctacacagtgagactttctctcaaaaaaaaaaaaaaaaaaaaaaaaaaattgaaaagaaattctgatttttaaagggAGGGGATGAggttatgtacattttttttttttttttttgagctgaggatcgtacccagggccttgcccttgctaggcaaacactctaccactgagctaaatccccaaccccacttttttttttaactttaaaaagggggaaaagtgCAGGGTAGTGGtgttggctcacacctttgatctcagaactcaggaggcaggcagatctctgagtttgaggccaggctagtctggtctcaaagtaaattccaggacaaccagagctacacagaaaaatcctgtctcaaaaaaacaaaagagaaaaaagaaatcttaatttTGACAGTAATGGGACTTGCCTTTAGATCTGCCAGTCTAAGGAGGAGACCAGGGTCCATCTGAGGAGGAGACCAGGGTCCATCTGAGGAGGAGACCAGGGTCCATCTGAGGAGGAGACCAGGGTCCACCAGTCTTACTCACATACACTCCTGCCCAGGATGTATAACCCTTTTCACACAAGAAACTTTTACACAATTCTGAGTATGTACACATGTAAAACATACAGATCAAACACTTACTGAGGATAAATAAtagatttattttgaaacaagtcTTTGGTATGCATAtcaattttcatttattaaagacTAAAACAAACCTGCATGCTAATGAGATGGATGTGCTTGCTTCTCTCACACAGATAATTAAATGTTGGGTAGATATTTGACCCTTGGGGCAAAGAACATCTTCAACACTTTTCAGAGTTAATCAATACTTTGATTTTTACAATCATCAATGCTAAGAACCACACATTGCATAAATATCTAGTACCAAATGGCAGATGTGTGCTTAGGGCcacatttcagaaattgttggaaactCTGGCCTAATCCCAAGCCAGAATTcctttaacaatttttttttcttttttgtgaaatTCAACCCAAACAGCAATTCTTAAAATTAATCATTCTAATATGATACAATCCAAAGATACACTGATTTGA is a genomic window containing:
- the Csf3r gene encoding granulocyte colony-stimulating factor receptor: MVGLGACTLTGAALFFLLLPTSLESCGHIRISAPIVRLGDPVMAACTISPNCSKLDGEPQILWRLEEGPNQPGDKQRRLPDGTQESTITLSHVNYTKAFLFCLVPWTNSSQVLDQAELRAGYPPASPSNLSCLMYLTTNSLVCQWEPGPETHLPTNFTLKSFRSRADCQYQEDSILDCVPEDRQNTCSIHRKHLLLYQNMVIWVQAENALGISESPKLCLDPMDVVKLEPPRLQALDSNPDLVPRQPGCLWLSWKPWEPGGFMEQECELRYQPQLSGANWTLVSHLPSSKDQFKLCGLHQAPVYTLQIRCIRSPLPGLWSSWSPSLQLRPTLKAPTIRLDTWWKKKQLDPGTVDVQLFWKPTPLQEDSGQIQGYLLSWSPSDQQGPDRHLCNTTELSCIFHLPSGAQNVTLVAYNTGGTSPPIPVAFLENKGPAVTRLHAMAQDPDSIWVDWEAPSTLPQGYLIEWGWKSPSHNSNNKTWRMEPSGNITGILLQENIYPFQLYEVTVAPLYPGIVGPSANVYTYSGERALPHAPELHLKHIGRTWAQVEWVPETPWLGMIPLTHYTIFWTNDQNQSFSITLNVSFHGFVLDHLEPASLYHVYLMATSRAGSSNSTGLTLMTLALETSELQVFLGLLVFLISFISICGSIWFCCKHSRKNFFWPNVPDPAHSSLSSWVPTIMTEEIFQLPSLWDSGMPPITKITVLEEDKKLANWDSSDNSQTSSLPTLVQAYVLQGDQRATSNQFQPSSGTSDQVLYGQVLESPTSPGVMRYLRCDSTQPLLGGLTPSPKSYENIWFHPRHQEIFVSQLPSQEDDCVFGPPFDFPLFQGLQVHGVEEQEGF